The following proteins are co-located in the Apis mellifera strain DH4 linkage group LG11, Amel_HAv3.1, whole genome shotgun sequence genome:
- the LOC410108 gene encoding zinc finger protein 91 isoform X2 yields MSGRLPRLRALRPRPQHFKTEPHKESNLKENRRETVMKEHDLQSEDISYSVKDDDTIKKHEHEVFDYSESSQNYECKTCKPSKSLSSLKAYLDHLKKEHKQKGKFIRDTGNRCSMCSYVALNSRDLETHQRVHHLKRRFFRCAKCSYVTHVRARYTKHVKYHSMPMIKCDACDFRTPYKWNLDRHTRNHGGGGAFQCRACNFTADIRQSLTVHETNHHEPPVGQINRKSNTPFERKPRNSPKRYNQVGASDFRESLHISASTTVSISPGDTFISDQTIEDKRSAIANAECIALKCEEKGCQFITAWDSEMQRHLAECHIPITPNKSRKPLPMLIPLSPAKLNNISSGPSTTLLKVPRVRVRPELAQIARDTELAKLYGNKEANNLKKDANNAADLFEKKNASFFDKLKEKLTTTASINNGVAEVAVSTTNDLKCWCTFKASSMEELACHKQIHHTALSVSVGTTRCPKCRRRCKSSTDLQVHMQCCHSTSNDTSIHNSLEKLSNCSELRVTSYRGEYAFPAQMDWDVNLSGLNSSGSSVEQQSWEDQIMEERSVEEMNSDEPPTKLLIMNRNEYLQTSEPSSTSISIASASEGNHNLNTINIGLRPPPPLKAAVRNRGQSLLKNNLISPHAQTGSATVTDENKRTMWKCKRCNFRHSNRETVSIHVKSHNEFERHEDEKNAFGCEDCPFSASDAASLSMHRIHHRPNLEAIFKCYLCPYYVSTKAELLDHVRLHGEELAVVHQQTMDYNFSTKSKVHRALSNESNINRTKQEKPIEQVIHITTQNNVTCFTNASKNSGAPPPPPLLLDTRALPEAPLVWVSRPDGTLAKMLKCRHCPFVSSRRAEVRDHETMHLDSPSNGPVVACTDCSFTCTRREVMVAHTDMHSGSLGTVHCLVDDSRPDSQQLSDLAALLGFTHSPILGSEPDLRDLRLVHCCSKCPARFLCEKELRIHLRYHSTELAYSCQWCSYAARQPAHLLAHQKAHSTEYQERTKYLLSLYGHSQRYPPPTTACVETNNQDSSNSSSTVAWIVVEVTETSNNGFNNITNNINQRTGNQVFTCAKCPARYFKLDALEYHMTLHGSNNRFKCTECDYSSKTAQNLVKHQVVHRRQNETNDLTSNLTPSPDPQFGLFMRGNPNFVYPGYLRNGRLKEKRYKCHKCPSAFEKREQYRVHLTLHGAKQRYRCDTCDYSVKYYANYIQHLKKHQANAEAQASRRQFEDDTITIDSDIVSDNTNSISRSGKTLKSSNNTTSIIPTNGISVLNFGGAQASNQDKQSLMLLQKKGILLSSNNEVETLRCQNCPFSTCDKDTMDAHKRRHGIERMTPSCPHCDYIPRKDENVGEHIRLHFTRLYKPESYLIIELLTLTMRKITSNGKEEKQKAAELLFKEYADGRFFPFTDTNSFGSSSAMNYKEKVIVDPNTGETKHLTV; encoded by the exons ATGTCAGGAAGACTACCCCGATTGCGTGCACTTCGTCCACGACCTCAGCATTTTAAAACGGAACCACATAAGGAAAGTAACCTTAAAGAAAATCGACGGGAAACTGTAATGAAAGAACACGATTTACAAAGCGAAGACATTTCTTACAGTGTCAAAGATGatgatactataaaaaaacatgaaCATGAGGTGTTCGATTATTCGGAATCCTCACAAAATTACGAGTGCAAAACATGTAAACCTTCAAAATCTCTATCAAGTCTTAAAGCATATCTCGATCATCTAAAAAAAGAGCACAAACAAaag ggAAAATTCATACGTGATACTGGAAATCGATGTTCTATGTGCTCATATGTTGCATTAAATTCAAGAGATCTTGAAACTCATCAGAGAGTACATCATTTAAAGAGAAGATTTTTCCGTTGTGCTAAATGCTCTTATGTAACACATGTACGTGCTCGCTATACAAAGCATGTGAAGTATCATTCTATGCCAATGATTAAATGCGATGCCTGTGATTTTCGTACACCATACAAG tggAATTTAGATAGGCATACTAGAAATCATGGAGGAGGTGGAGCTTTTCAATGCCGTGCTTGTAATTTTACAGCTGATATTAGACAAAGTTTAACAGTACATGAAACTAATCATCATGAACCTCCAGTAGGTCAAATAAATCGTAAATCTAATACACCTTTTGAACGTAAACCAAGAAATAGCCCTAAACGTTACAATCAg gTAGGTGCAAGTGATTTTCGAGAATCATTGCATATATCTGCAAGTACAACAGTCTCAATCAGTCCTGGAGACACATTCATTTCTGATCAAACTATAGAAGATAAAAGAAGTGCAATAGCCAATGCAGAATGTATAGCATTGAAATGTGAAGAAAAAGGTTGTCAATTTATTACTGCATGGGATTCTGAGATGCAAAGACACTTAGCAGAATGTCATATTCCAATTACACCAAATAAATCTAGAAAACCACTGCCAATGTTAATTCCACTAAGTCCtgctaaattaaataatattagcaGTGGACCTTCAAcaacattattaaaagttcCACGTGTCAGAGTAAGACCGGAACTCGCACAAATTGCAAGAGATACAGAACTAGCGAAGTTATATGGGAATAAAGAA gCTAACAACTTAAAGAAGGATGCGAATAACGCGgctgatttatttgaaaaaaaaaatgcttccTTCTTTGATAAACTTAAGGAAAAACTTACAACGACAGCGTCAATTAATAATGGAGTAGCGGAGGTAGCTGTAAGTACTACGAACGATTTGAAATGCTGGTGTACTTTTAAAGCTAGTAGCATGGAAGAACTGGCTTGTCACAAACAAATACATCACACTGCTCTCAGTGTATCTGTGGGCACAACGCGTTGCCCGAAGTGCAGAAGACGTTGCAAAAGTTCGACTGATCTACAAGTACATATGCAGTGTTGTCATTCGACAAGCAATGATACATCAATACACAatagtttagaaaaattatcaaattgttcAGAACTCCGTGTGACCTCGTATCGCGGTGAATATGCATTCCCAGCGCAAATGGATTGGGACGTTAATCTCAGCGGACTGAATTCTTCTGGATCATCG GTCGAGCAACAATCATGGGAAGATCAGATCATGGAGGAACGTAGTGTAGAAGAAATGAATTCTGATGAACCACCGactaaattattgataatgaatCGTAACGAATATCTACAAACATCGGAGCCCTCTTCTACTTCTATTTCAATTGCATCTGCAAGCGAAGGAAATCATAATCTTAACACCATTAATATTGGATTAAGACCACCACCACCTCTTAAAGCAGCTGTGAGAAATCGAGGACAATCTTTGcttaaaaacaatttgattTCTCCCCATGCTCAGACTGGATCAGCCACAGTCACAGATGAAAATAAACGCACAATGTGGAAATGTAAACGTTGTAATTTTCGACATTCCAATAGAGAAACTGTCTCTATTCATGTTAAATCACATAATGAATTCGAACGTCATGAAGATGAGAAA AATGCATTTGGTTGTGAAGACTGTCCATTTTCTGCATCTGATGCAGCATCTTTGTCGATGCATAGAATTCATCATCGTCCAAATTTAGAAGCTATTTTTAAATGCTACCTATGTCCATATTATGTTAGCACAAAAgc gGAGCTTTTAGATCATGTCAGACTTCATGGAGAAGAACTTGCCGTAGTACATCAACAAACTATGGATTATAATTTCTCTACTAAATCTAAAGTACATCGAGCTTTAAGCAACGAGAGTA atattaatcgCACAAAACAAGAAAAGCCTATAGAACAAGTGATTCACATAACAACGCAAAATAATGTGACTTGTTTCACTAATGCCTCGAAGAATTCCGGAGcaccaccgccaccaccaTTGCTCCTTGATACCCGAGCACTGCCTGAAGCTCCATTAGTATGGGTATCCCGACCAGATGGTACACTcgcaaaaatgttaaaatgtcGTCACTGCCCTTTTGTTTCTTCACGACGCGCGGAAGTCCGAGATCATGAGACTATGCATCTCGATTCTCCCAGTAATGGTCCCGTAGTCGCCTGTACAGATTGTAGTTTTACTTGTACACGACGAGAAGTTATGGTTGCGCATACAGATATGCATTCCGGATCTTTAGGCACTGTTCATTGTTTAGTAGATGATTCAAGACCAGATTCACAGCAATTAAGTGACTTAGCTGCGCTTCTTGGTTTTACTCATTCTCCTATATTAGGTTCAGAACCTGATTTACGAGATTTAAGACTTGTTCATTGTTGTAGCAAATGTCCGGCACGATTTCTCTGTGAAAAGGAATTAAGAATTCATTTAAGATATCATTCTACGGAATTAGCTTATTCTTGTCAATGGTGTTCCTATGCCGCTCGACAGCCGGCTCATCTTTTAGCTCATCAAAAAGCACATTCTACAGAATATCAAGAGCgcactaaatatttattgtcttTGTACGGTCATTCACAACGATATCCACCCCCTACCACAGCTTGTGTTGAAACAAATAATCAAGACTCAAGTAATTCGTCATCTACCGTTGCATGGATTGTAGTTGAAGTTACAGAAACTTCAAACAatggatttaataatatcacgaATAACATAAATCAACGAACTGGAAATCAAGTATTTACTTGCGCCAAATGTCCAGCTCGTTACTTTAAATTAGATGCTCTAGAGTATCACATGACTCTACATGGATCGAACAATAGATTCAAATGTACTGAGTGTGATTATTCATCAAAAACAGCTCAGAATTTAGTGAAACATCAAGTCGTTCATCGACgtcaaaatgaaacaaatgacTTAACTTCAAATTTGACTCCATCCCCTGATCCACAATTTGGACTTTTTATGCGTGGAAATCCTAACTTTGTGTATCCTGGTTATTTAAGAAATGgtcgattaaaagaaaaacgatacAAATGCCATAAATGTCCATCTGCCTTTGAAAAACGAGAACAATATAGAGTTCATTTGACTTTGCATGGTGCAAAGCAGAGATATCGATGTGATACTTGTGATTATTCTGTCAAATATTATGCTAATTATATTCAACATCTAAAGAAACATCAGGCAAATGCTGAAGCACAAGCTTCACGTAGACAATTTGAAGACGATACGATTACTATTGATAGTGATATTGTTTCCGATAatacaaattcaatttcacgtTCAGGAAAAACACTTAAATCATCAAATAATACAACTTCAATTATACCTACAAATGGAATATCAGTGTTAAATTTTGGTGGAGCGCAAGCCTCAAATCAAGATAAGCAATCTTTAATGTTGTTACAAAAGAAAGGGATACTTTTGTCTTCTAATAATGAAGTAGAAACGTTACGATGCCAAAATTGTCCGTTTTCTACATGTGATAAAGATACAATGGATGCTCATAAACGACGACATGGCATTGAAAGAATGACGCCATCTTGTCCTCATTGTGATTATATACCacgaaaagatgaaaatgttGGTGAACATATTAGACTACATTTTACAAGACTTTATAAACCAGAATCCTATCTTATCatagaattattaacattGACAATGAGAAAAATAACTTCGAatggaaaggaggaaaaacaAAAGGCTGccgaattactttttaaagaatatgcGGACGGAAGATTCTTTCCTTTTACCGATACTAATTCCTTTGGTAGTTCTTCTGCTAtgaattacaaagaaaaagtTATAGTGGATCCAAATACAGGAGAAACAAAACATTTaactgtttga
- the LOC410108 gene encoding zinc finger protein 91 isoform X3, translating into MSGRLPRLRALRPRPQHFKTEPHKESNLKENRRETVMKEHDLQSEDISYSVKDDDTIKKHEHEVFDYSESSQNYECKTCKPSKSLSSLKAYLDHLKKEHKQKGKFIRDTGNRCSMCSYVALNSRDLETHQRVHHLKRRFFRCAKCSYVTHVRARYTKHVKYHSMPMIKCDACDFRTPYKWNLDRHTRNHGGGGAFQCRACNFTADIRQSLTVHETNHHEPPVGQINRKSNTPFERKPRNSPKRYNQVGASDFRESLHISASTTVSISPGDTFISDQTIEDKRSAIANAECIALKCEEKGCQFITAWDSEMQRHLAECHIPITPNKSRKPLPMLIPLSPAKLNNISSGPSTTLLKVPRVRVRPELAQIARDTELAKLYGNKEANNLKKDANNAADLFEKKNASFFDKLKEKLTTTASINNGVAEVAVEGSSTHPSGRRVFKCPHCPFWASTASRFHVHIVGHLNRKPFECSLCAYRSNWRWDITKHIKLKAAKDPVHMTARVLMTDETGRRNYSKYNKYLAQVEQQSWEDQIMEERSVEEMNSDEPPTKLLIMNRNEYLQTSEPSSTSISIASASEGNHNLNTINIGLRPPPPLKAAVRNRGQSLLKNNLISPHAQTGSATVTDENKRTMWKCKRCNFRHSNRETVSIHVKSHNEFERHEDEKNAFGCEDCPFSASDAASLSMHRIHHRPNLEAIFKCYLCPYYVSTKAELLDHVRLHGEELAVVHQQTMDYNFSTKSKVHRALSNESNINRTKQEKPIEQVIHITTQNNVTCFTNASKNSGAPPPPPLLLDTRALPEAPLVWVSRPDGTLAKMLKCRHCPFVSSRRAEVRDHETMHLDSPSNGPVVACTDCSFTCTRREVMVAHTDMHSGSLGTVHCLVDDSRPDSQQLSDLAALLGFTHSPILGSEPDLRDLRLVHCCSKCPARFLCEKELRIHLRYHSTELAYSCQWCSYAARQPAHLLAHQKAHSTEYQERTKYLLSLYGHSQRYPPPTTACVETNNQDSSNSSSTVAWIVVEVTETSNNGFNNITNNINQRTGNQVFTCAKCPARYFKLDALEYHMTLHGSNNRFKCTECDYSSKTAQNLVKHQVVHRRQNETNDLTSNLTPSPDPQFGLFMRGNPNFVYPGYLRNGRLKEKRYKCHKCPSAFEKREQYRVHLTLHGAKQRYRCDTCDYSVKYYANYIQHLKKHQANAEAQASRRQFEDDTITIDSDIVSDNTNSISRSGKTLKSSNNTTSIIPTNGISVLNFGGAQASNQDKQSLMLLQKKGILLSSNNEVETLRCQNCPFSTCDKDTMDAHKRRHGIERMTPSCPHCDYIPRKDENVGEHIRLHFTRLYKPESYLIIELLTLTMRKITSNGKEEKQKAAELLFKEYADGRFFPFTDTNSFGSSSAMNYKEKVIVDPNTGETKHLTV; encoded by the exons ATGTCAGGAAGACTACCCCGATTGCGTGCACTTCGTCCACGACCTCAGCATTTTAAAACGGAACCACATAAGGAAAGTAACCTTAAAGAAAATCGACGGGAAACTGTAATGAAAGAACACGATTTACAAAGCGAAGACATTTCTTACAGTGTCAAAGATGatgatactataaaaaaacatgaaCATGAGGTGTTCGATTATTCGGAATCCTCACAAAATTACGAGTGCAAAACATGTAAACCTTCAAAATCTCTATCAAGTCTTAAAGCATATCTCGATCATCTAAAAAAAGAGCACAAACAAaag ggAAAATTCATACGTGATACTGGAAATCGATGTTCTATGTGCTCATATGTTGCATTAAATTCAAGAGATCTTGAAACTCATCAGAGAGTACATCATTTAAAGAGAAGATTTTTCCGTTGTGCTAAATGCTCTTATGTAACACATGTACGTGCTCGCTATACAAAGCATGTGAAGTATCATTCTATGCCAATGATTAAATGCGATGCCTGTGATTTTCGTACACCATACAAG tggAATTTAGATAGGCATACTAGAAATCATGGAGGAGGTGGAGCTTTTCAATGCCGTGCTTGTAATTTTACAGCTGATATTAGACAAAGTTTAACAGTACATGAAACTAATCATCATGAACCTCCAGTAGGTCAAATAAATCGTAAATCTAATACACCTTTTGAACGTAAACCAAGAAATAGCCCTAAACGTTACAATCAg gTAGGTGCAAGTGATTTTCGAGAATCATTGCATATATCTGCAAGTACAACAGTCTCAATCAGTCCTGGAGACACATTCATTTCTGATCAAACTATAGAAGATAAAAGAAGTGCAATAGCCAATGCAGAATGTATAGCATTGAAATGTGAAGAAAAAGGTTGTCAATTTATTACTGCATGGGATTCTGAGATGCAAAGACACTTAGCAGAATGTCATATTCCAATTACACCAAATAAATCTAGAAAACCACTGCCAATGTTAATTCCACTAAGTCCtgctaaattaaataatattagcaGTGGACCTTCAAcaacattattaaaagttcCACGTGTCAGAGTAAGACCGGAACTCGCACAAATTGCAAGAGATACAGAACTAGCGAAGTTATATGGGAATAAAGAA gCTAACAACTTAAAGAAGGATGCGAATAACGCGgctgatttatttgaaaaaaaaaatgcttccTTCTTTGATAAACTTAAGGAAAAACTTACAACGACAGCGTCAATTAATAATGGAGTAGCGGAGGTAGCT GTTGAAGGCTCCTCGACGCATCCAAGTGGCCGACGGGTATTCAAATGCCCGCATTGTCCATTTTGGGCATCTACCGCAAGTCGTTTTCATGTTCATATTGTCGGTCATTTAAATCGGAAGCCATTCGAGTGTTCTCTATGCGCATATCGCTCTAACTGGCGATGGGACATCACAAAACATATTAAACTTAAAGCAGCTAAAGATCCAGTTCATATGACTGCCAGAGTACTTATGACGGATGAAACAGGTCGACggaattattccaaatataacaaatatcttGCACAG GTCGAGCAACAATCATGGGAAGATCAGATCATGGAGGAACGTAGTGTAGAAGAAATGAATTCTGATGAACCACCGactaaattattgataatgaatCGTAACGAATATCTACAAACATCGGAGCCCTCTTCTACTTCTATTTCAATTGCATCTGCAAGCGAAGGAAATCATAATCTTAACACCATTAATATTGGATTAAGACCACCACCACCTCTTAAAGCAGCTGTGAGAAATCGAGGACAATCTTTGcttaaaaacaatttgattTCTCCCCATGCTCAGACTGGATCAGCCACAGTCACAGATGAAAATAAACGCACAATGTGGAAATGTAAACGTTGTAATTTTCGACATTCCAATAGAGAAACTGTCTCTATTCATGTTAAATCACATAATGAATTCGAACGTCATGAAGATGAGAAA AATGCATTTGGTTGTGAAGACTGTCCATTTTCTGCATCTGATGCAGCATCTTTGTCGATGCATAGAATTCATCATCGTCCAAATTTAGAAGCTATTTTTAAATGCTACCTATGTCCATATTATGTTAGCACAAAAgc gGAGCTTTTAGATCATGTCAGACTTCATGGAGAAGAACTTGCCGTAGTACATCAACAAACTATGGATTATAATTTCTCTACTAAATCTAAAGTACATCGAGCTTTAAGCAACGAGAGTA atattaatcgCACAAAACAAGAAAAGCCTATAGAACAAGTGATTCACATAACAACGCAAAATAATGTGACTTGTTTCACTAATGCCTCGAAGAATTCCGGAGcaccaccgccaccaccaTTGCTCCTTGATACCCGAGCACTGCCTGAAGCTCCATTAGTATGGGTATCCCGACCAGATGGTACACTcgcaaaaatgttaaaatgtcGTCACTGCCCTTTTGTTTCTTCACGACGCGCGGAAGTCCGAGATCATGAGACTATGCATCTCGATTCTCCCAGTAATGGTCCCGTAGTCGCCTGTACAGATTGTAGTTTTACTTGTACACGACGAGAAGTTATGGTTGCGCATACAGATATGCATTCCGGATCTTTAGGCACTGTTCATTGTTTAGTAGATGATTCAAGACCAGATTCACAGCAATTAAGTGACTTAGCTGCGCTTCTTGGTTTTACTCATTCTCCTATATTAGGTTCAGAACCTGATTTACGAGATTTAAGACTTGTTCATTGTTGTAGCAAATGTCCGGCACGATTTCTCTGTGAAAAGGAATTAAGAATTCATTTAAGATATCATTCTACGGAATTAGCTTATTCTTGTCAATGGTGTTCCTATGCCGCTCGACAGCCGGCTCATCTTTTAGCTCATCAAAAAGCACATTCTACAGAATATCAAGAGCgcactaaatatttattgtcttTGTACGGTCATTCACAACGATATCCACCCCCTACCACAGCTTGTGTTGAAACAAATAATCAAGACTCAAGTAATTCGTCATCTACCGTTGCATGGATTGTAGTTGAAGTTACAGAAACTTCAAACAatggatttaataatatcacgaATAACATAAATCAACGAACTGGAAATCAAGTATTTACTTGCGCCAAATGTCCAGCTCGTTACTTTAAATTAGATGCTCTAGAGTATCACATGACTCTACATGGATCGAACAATAGATTCAAATGTACTGAGTGTGATTATTCATCAAAAACAGCTCAGAATTTAGTGAAACATCAAGTCGTTCATCGACgtcaaaatgaaacaaatgacTTAACTTCAAATTTGACTCCATCCCCTGATCCACAATTTGGACTTTTTATGCGTGGAAATCCTAACTTTGTGTATCCTGGTTATTTAAGAAATGgtcgattaaaagaaaaacgatacAAATGCCATAAATGTCCATCTGCCTTTGAAAAACGAGAACAATATAGAGTTCATTTGACTTTGCATGGTGCAAAGCAGAGATATCGATGTGATACTTGTGATTATTCTGTCAAATATTATGCTAATTATATTCAACATCTAAAGAAACATCAGGCAAATGCTGAAGCACAAGCTTCACGTAGACAATTTGAAGACGATACGATTACTATTGATAGTGATATTGTTTCCGATAatacaaattcaatttcacgtTCAGGAAAAACACTTAAATCATCAAATAATACAACTTCAATTATACCTACAAATGGAATATCAGTGTTAAATTTTGGTGGAGCGCAAGCCTCAAATCAAGATAAGCAATCTTTAATGTTGTTACAAAAGAAAGGGATACTTTTGTCTTCTAATAATGAAGTAGAAACGTTACGATGCCAAAATTGTCCGTTTTCTACATGTGATAAAGATACAATGGATGCTCATAAACGACGACATGGCATTGAAAGAATGACGCCATCTTGTCCTCATTGTGATTATATACCacgaaaagatgaaaatgttGGTGAACATATTAGACTACATTTTACAAGACTTTATAAACCAGAATCCTATCTTATCatagaattattaacattGACAATGAGAAAAATAACTTCGAatggaaaggaggaaaaacaAAAGGCTGccgaattactttttaaagaatatgcGGACGGAAGATTCTTTCCTTTTACCGATACTAATTCCTTTGGTAGTTCTTCTGCTAtgaattacaaagaaaaagtTATAGTGGATCCAAATACAGGAGAAACAAAACATTTaactgtttga